The Sphingomonas sp. genome contains a region encoding:
- a CDS encoding fumarylacetoacetate hydrolase family protein, translating to MKLLRYGPRGGEKPGILDAEGRIRDLTGLVPDLTVDVIERIRAVDPTTLPLVEGDVRLGVPVANIGKFLAIGLNYADHAREAGLEPPPEPIFFTKAISCLTGPNDPVMIPKGSEKSDWEVELGVIIGKTCRHVDEADALDHVAGYVLANDVSERAFQKELGSQWDKGKGCDTFGPVGPWLVTPDEVADCQALDMYLDLNGKRMQTGNTSTMIFPVAECIAYMSRFITLHPGDLLITGTPPGVGEGQRPEKIFLKPGDVMELGITGLGTQRQDVIAFDLAKLEG from the coding sequence ATGAAGTTGCTTCGCTACGGCCCGCGCGGGGGCGAAAAGCCCGGCATCCTGGACGCCGAGGGCCGCATCCGCGACCTGACCGGCCTGGTGCCCGACCTGACCGTGGACGTGATCGAGCGGATCCGCGCGGTGGATCCCACCACGCTGCCGTTGGTCGAAGGCGATGTCCGCCTCGGCGTACCGGTCGCCAATATCGGCAAGTTCCTCGCGATCGGCCTCAACTATGCCGATCACGCCCGCGAAGCCGGCCTCGAGCCGCCGCCCGAGCCGATCTTCTTCACCAAGGCGATCTCGTGCCTCACCGGCCCGAACGATCCGGTGATGATCCCCAAGGGCTCGGAGAAGAGCGACTGGGAAGTCGAGCTGGGCGTGATCATCGGCAAGACCTGCCGCCATGTCGATGAGGCCGATGCGCTGGACCATGTCGCGGGCTATGTCCTCGCCAACGACGTCTCCGAGCGCGCTTTCCAGAAGGAGCTCGGCAGCCAGTGGGACAAGGGCAAGGGATGCGACACCTTCGGACCCGTAGGCCCGTGGCTGGTCACCCCGGACGAGGTGGCCGACTGCCAGGCGCTCGACATGTATCTCGATCTCAACGGCAAGCGCATGCAGACCGGCAACACGTCGACGATGATCTTCCCGGTGGCGGAATGCATCGCCTATATGAGCCGCTTCATCACGCTCCACCCCGGCGACCTGCTGATCACCGGCACGCCCCCGGGCGTCGGCGAGGGCCAGAGGCCGGAGAAGATCTTCCTCAAGCCCGGCGACGTGATGGAACTGGGGATCACCGGCCTCGGCACCCAGCGCCAGGACGTGATCGCGTTCGATCTGGCGAAGCTGGAGGGGTAA
- a CDS encoding efflux transporter outer membrane subunit gives MTNRFPLLLALAASTALSACNLAPKYSRPEPAVPAALPQGGVYPAAATDAPDISKVGWRDFFVDDRLRKVIQLGLDNNQDLRLAAANVLQARAQYRAQRADLFPAIGVSGTGTYTNTAQFAASAGGALGSGGVQDVQNFSVTGGVTSFELDLFGRVRNLSRAAQEQYFASSEAQRATRVSLIGEIASAWLTLASDREQLAIAQNTLKAFQQSLDLTRAQFRIGTASELESRQAETSYESARNDVATAQTRIAQDVNALQLLTGATVAPELLPESLGDAKATIDALPGNVPSEVLLRRPDVLQAEHQLIAQNANIGAARAAFFPSISLTATVGSIASTIGKLFGSNTDTYVVSPTASLNIFNFGKNQANLDYSRASRDAAVATYQKTIQTAFREVADALAQRGTIDEQLRAQSARANAAEVAAKLSDARYRAGVDSFLTVLDSQRSAYAAEQGLVTTRLTRASNLVTLYRTLGGGLD, from the coding sequence GTGACCAATCGCTTCCCCCTGCTCCTCGCGCTGGCCGCGAGCACTGCGCTCTCGGCCTGTAATCTCGCGCCCAAGTATAGCCGGCCCGAGCCGGCGGTACCGGCGGCGCTGCCCCAGGGCGGCGTCTACCCGGCCGCCGCCACCGATGCGCCGGACATCAGCAAGGTCGGCTGGCGCGATTTCTTCGTCGACGATCGCCTGCGCAAGGTGATCCAGTTGGGCCTGGACAACAACCAGGACCTGCGCCTCGCCGCCGCCAACGTGCTGCAGGCGCGGGCGCAGTATCGCGCGCAGCGGGCGGACCTGTTCCCCGCGATCGGCGTCAGCGGCACCGGCACCTACACCAACACCGCCCAGTTCGCGGCGAGCGCCGGCGGCGCGCTGGGCAGCGGCGGCGTGCAGGACGTGCAGAACTTCAGCGTGACCGGCGGCGTCACCTCGTTCGAGCTCGATCTGTTCGGCCGGGTGCGCAACCTCAGCCGCGCCGCGCAGGAGCAGTATTTCGCCAGCAGCGAGGCGCAGCGCGCCACCCGCGTCTCGCTGATCGGCGAGATCGCCAGCGCTTGGCTCACGCTTGCCTCGGACCGCGAGCAGCTCGCCATCGCGCAGAACACGCTCAAGGCGTTCCAGCAATCGCTGGACCTCACCCGCGCCCAGTTCCGCATCGGCACCGCCTCGGAGCTCGAATCGCGCCAGGCCGAGACGAGCTACGAATCCGCGCGCAATGACGTCGCGACCGCGCAGACCCGGATCGCGCAGGACGTCAACGCGCTCCAGCTGCTCACCGGCGCCACCGTTGCGCCCGAGCTGCTGCCGGAGTCGCTGGGCGACGCCAAGGCGACGATCGACGCGCTGCCCGGCAATGTGCCGTCCGAAGTGCTGCTGCGCCGCCCGGACGTGCTCCAGGCCGAGCACCAGCTGATCGCGCAGAACGCCAATATCGGTGCGGCCCGCGCGGCCTTCTTCCCGAGCATCTCGCTCACCGCCACGGTGGGCTCGATCGCCTCGACGATCGGCAAGCTGTTCGGGTCGAACACCGACACCTATGTCGTTTCGCCCACGGCGTCGCTCAACATCTTCAACTTCGGCAAGAACCAGGCGAACCTCGACTATTCGAGGGCGTCGCGCGATGCGGCGGTGGCGACCTACCAGAAGACGATCCAGACCGCCTTCCGCGAAGTCGCCGATGCACTCGCCCAGCGCGGCACGATCGACGAGCAGCTGCGCGCGCAGAGCGCACGGGCCAATGCGGCGGAAGTCGCGGCCAAGCTGTCCGACGCGCGCTACCGGGCGGGGGTCGACTCGTTCCTCACCGTGCTCGATTCGCAGCGCAGCGCCTATGCCGCCGAGCAGGGCCTGGTCACCACGCGCCTTACCCGCGCGAGCAATCTGGTGACCCTGTACAGGACCCTGGGCGGCGGGCTCGACTAA
- a CDS encoding efflux RND transporter permease subunit, whose product MSRYFIDRPIFAWVIAIIIMLAGILAIRSLPIAQFPAIAPPAVSITATYPGADARTLENTTTQIIEQQLKGIDHLRYFSSSSSSAGTVTITLTFEQGTNPDIAQVQVQNKLQAATPLLPQEVQQQGIQVAKATQNFLVVIGLYSEDGSHSGTDLADYAVSKLQDPLSRVNGVGDTQVFGSQYAMRIWVDPVKLNKYALTMDDVTTAIRAQNAQVSAGQLGARPAPKEQMLNATVSVQSRLTTPDEFAKIRLKSGTDASVVRLGDVARVEIGAESYGFDSKWNGKPGSGIGIKLAPGANALTTVDLVKARVNEIAKTFPADIKVIYPYDTTPFVRLSVEQVVHTLIEAVVLVFLVMFLFLQNFRATLIPTIAVPVVLLGTFAVMAIAGYSINTLTLFGMVLAIGLLVDDAIVVVENVERLITTEHLSPVDAARKSMEEITSALVGIALVLSAVFLPMAFFGGSTGVIYRQFSITIVSAMVLSVFIALVLTPALCATILKPHNPDKAEGNGPLARFFRWFNRNFDRGQAKYEKGVRRTARSWKRSGLIYLLILGGMSFLFLRLPGGFLPEEDQGIVIALVQGPAGATSARTDKGLDLIRDHFLKEEAGNVKGVFTINGFSFAGAGQNSGLAFMPLNDWSERPGRKNAAGSIVGRAMGVFSQYRDGLIFAITPPAVQELGNATGFDLQLVDTGGIGHERLLQARNMMLGMAMQDKRLVGVRPNALDDAPQLKVDIDQDKAKALGLDLSSVNSTIATAWGGAYVNDFIDRGRVKRVYVQADAPYRLTPEDIANLFVRGPTGTMTPFTAFSTLSWAQAPVQLTRYNGLPSMEILGSPAPGTSTGDAMAAMEAIHAKLPPGTQLEWTGLSYEERLSGGQAPALYALSLLIVFLCLAALYESWSVPISVILVVPLGVLGALLAAWLTGLNNDIYLQVGLITTIGVSAKNAILIVEFAEERMREGMSAFDAAIEAAKLRLRPILMTSLAFIFGVLPLAISTGAGAGGQNAIGRAVVGGMLSATVLAIFFVPMFFVVVRGLFDRRRNKGETPPATTHDGGASAPQGA is encoded by the coding sequence ATGTCGCGCTATTTCATCGACCGGCCGATCTTCGCCTGGGTTATCGCGATCATCATCATGCTGGCGGGTATCCTCGCGATCCGCAGCCTGCCGATCGCGCAGTTCCCGGCGATCGCGCCGCCCGCCGTCTCGATCACCGCGACCTATCCGGGCGCGGATGCCCGGACGCTGGAAAACACGACGACGCAGATCATCGAGCAGCAGCTGAAGGGGATCGATCACCTTCGCTATTTCTCGTCCTCGTCCTCGTCGGCCGGCACCGTCACGATCACGCTGACCTTCGAGCAGGGCACCAATCCTGACATCGCCCAGGTGCAGGTGCAGAACAAGCTGCAGGCGGCGACTCCGCTCCTGCCGCAGGAAGTGCAGCAGCAGGGCATCCAGGTCGCCAAGGCCACCCAGAACTTCCTGGTGGTGATCGGCCTCTATTCGGAAGACGGCTCGCACAGTGGCACTGATCTCGCCGACTATGCCGTGTCCAAGCTGCAGGATCCGCTGTCGCGTGTGAACGGCGTCGGCGACACCCAGGTGTTCGGGTCGCAGTACGCGATGCGCATCTGGGTCGATCCGGTGAAGCTCAACAAATACGCCCTCACCATGGACGACGTGACCACCGCGATCCGCGCGCAGAACGCGCAGGTCTCGGCCGGCCAGCTCGGCGCGCGCCCCGCGCCGAAGGAGCAGATGCTCAACGCCACGGTGTCGGTCCAGTCGCGGCTGACCACCCCCGACGAGTTCGCCAAGATCCGGTTGAAGAGCGGTACCGATGCCTCGGTGGTGCGCCTTGGCGACGTCGCGCGGGTCGAGATCGGCGCGGAAAGCTATGGCTTCGATTCCAAGTGGAACGGCAAGCCCGGTTCGGGCATCGGCATCAAGCTCGCCCCCGGCGCCAACGCGCTGACCACGGTCGACCTGGTCAAGGCGCGCGTGAACGAGATTGCCAAGACCTTCCCGGCGGACATCAAGGTCATCTACCCGTACGACACCACGCCGTTCGTCCGCCTGTCGGTCGAGCAGGTGGTGCACACGCTGATCGAAGCGGTGGTGCTCGTCTTCCTGGTGATGTTCCTGTTCCTGCAGAACTTCCGCGCCACGCTGATCCCGACGATCGCGGTGCCGGTGGTGCTGCTCGGCACCTTCGCGGTGATGGCGATCGCCGGCTATTCGATCAACACGCTCACCCTGTTCGGCATGGTGCTGGCGATCGGCCTGCTGGTCGACGACGCGATCGTCGTCGTCGAGAATGTCGAGCGCCTGATCACCACCGAGCATCTCAGCCCGGTGGATGCCGCGCGCAAGTCGATGGAAGAGATCACCAGCGCGCTGGTCGGCATCGCGCTCGTCCTCTCGGCGGTGTTCCTGCCGATGGCGTTCTTCGGTGGTTCCACGGGCGTGATCTATCGCCAGTTCTCGATCACGATCGTCTCGGCGATGGTGCTCTCGGTGTTCATCGCACTGGTGCTCACCCCGGCGCTCTGCGCCACCATCCTCAAGCCGCACAACCCGGACAAGGCGGAGGGCAACGGCCCGCTCGCGCGCTTCTTCCGCTGGTTCAACCGCAATTTCGATCGCGGCCAGGCCAAATATGAAAAGGGCGTGCGCCGCACCGCGCGCAGCTGGAAGCGCTCGGGCCTGATCTACCTGCTGATCCTCGGTGGCATGAGCTTCCTGTTCCTGCGCCTGCCCGGCGGCTTCCTCCCCGAAGAAGACCAGGGCATCGTCATCGCGCTGGTCCAGGGACCGGCGGGCGCCACCTCGGCGCGCACCGACAAGGGGCTCGACCTGATCCGCGACCATTTCCTCAAGGAGGAAGCGGGCAATGTGAAGGGCGTGTTCACGATCAACGGCTTCAGCTTCGCCGGCGCCGGCCAGAATAGCGGCTTGGCCTTCATGCCGCTCAACGACTGGTCCGAACGTCCCGGCCGCAAGAATGCCGCTGGCTCGATCGTCGGCCGCGCGATGGGCGTCTTCTCGCAATATCGCGACGGCCTGATCTTCGCGATCACGCCGCCGGCGGTGCAGGAGCTCGGCAACGCGACCGGCTTCGACCTCCAGCTCGTCGATACCGGCGGCATCGGCCATGAGCGCCTGCTCCAGGCGCGCAACATGATGCTGGGCATGGCGATGCAGGACAAGCGCCTGGTCGGCGTGCGCCCCAACGCGCTCGACGACGCGCCGCAGCTCAAGGTCGACATCGACCAGGACAAGGCCAAGGCACTCGGGCTCGACCTCTCCTCGGTCAACAGCACCATCGCCACCGCCTGGGGCGGCGCGTACGTCAACGACTTCATCGATCGCGGCCGCGTCAAGCGCGTCTATGTCCAGGCCGATGCTCCGTATCGCCTGACGCCGGAGGACATTGCCAACCTGTTCGTCCGCGGCCCCACCGGCACGATGACGCCGTTCACCGCCTTCTCGACGCTCAGCTGGGCGCAGGCGCCGGTGCAGCTCACCCGCTATAACGGCCTGCCCTCGATGGAAATCCTCGGCTCGCCCGCCCCCGGCACCTCGACCGGCGACGCGATGGCGGCGATGGAGGCGATCCACGCCAAGCTGCCCCCGGGCACCCAGCTCGAATGGACGGGCCTCTCCTATGAGGAACGCCTGTCGGGCGGCCAGGCGCCGGCACTCTATGCGCTGTCGCTGCTGATCGTGTTCCTCTGCCTCGCCGCGCTGTACGAGAGCTGGTCGGTGCCGATCTCGGTGATCCTCGTGGTGCCGCTGGGCGTGCTCGGCGCGCTGCTCGCGGCATGGCTCACCGGGCTCAACAACGACATCTACCTGCAGGTCGGCCTGATCACCACGATCGGCGTGTCGGCGAAGAACGCGATCCTGATCGTGGAGTTCGCCGAGGAGCGGATGCGCGAGGGCATGAGCGCCTTCGACGCGGCGATCGAAGCCGCCAAGCTCCGTCTGCGCCCGATCCTGATGACCAGCCTCGCCTTCATCTTCGGCGTGCTGCCGCTGGCGATCTCCACCGGCGCGGGCGCCGGCGGCCAGAACGCGATCGGCCGTGCGGTGGTGGGCGGCATGCTCTCCGCGACGGTGCTGGCGATCTTCTTCGTGCCGATGTTCTTCGTGGTGGTGCGCGGTCTGTTCGATCGCCGCCGCAACAAGGGCGAGACGCCCCCCGCAACCACCCATGACGGCGGCGCTTCGGCGCCCCAGGGAGCCTGA
- a CDS encoding XRE family transcriptional regulator encodes MSNIVRSQPDRSDVLAHASSNLRRLRQAAGLSQEALAKASGVSRRMIVNLEGGDTNISLSSLDRLAWALGVDFVAMVADPGASAQRIEALTWRGADARSIATLLGSVPASSSAQLWSWSLGPGDTYVAEPDPAGWHEMIFVSEGRLRIDKADGALTVSAGDFAIYSSAQPFSYANAGEAVTRFTRVVVC; translated from the coding sequence GTGAGCAATATAGTGCGCAGTCAACCCGATCGAAGCGACGTGCTGGCGCATGCCTCCAGCAATCTCCGCCGGCTCCGCCAGGCCGCCGGGCTCAGCCAGGAGGCGCTCGCCAAGGCCTCCGGCGTGAGCCGGCGGATGATCGTGAACCTGGAGGGTGGCGATACCAATATCAGCCTGTCGAGCCTCGACCGGCTGGCCTGGGCACTGGGGGTGGATTTTGTCGCGATGGTCGCCGATCCGGGCGCCAGCGCGCAGCGCATCGAAGCGCTGACCTGGCGCGGCGCCGATGCGCGGAGCATCGCGACGCTGCTGGGCAGCGTGCCGGCGTCGTCGTCGGCGCAGCTCTGGTCGTGGTCGCTCGGGCCGGGGGACACCTATGTCGCGGAACCCGATCCGGCAGGCTGGCACGAGATGATCTTCGTCTCGGAAGGGCGGCTGCGGATCGACAAGGCGGATGGCGCCCTGACGGTCAGCGCCGGGGACTTCGCCATCTACAGCAGCGCGCAGCCCTTTTCCTATGCGAATGCGGGCGAGGCGGTGACGCGGTTCACCCGCGTCGTCGTGTGCTGA
- a CDS encoding DMT family transporter, whose protein sequence is MMHNSADGKAFFSRQELALIGITLLWGATFLIVHIAVAYSGPLFFVGLRFVTAGLLSLLFFRKAVRRMTRTELLAGSAIGVTIFLGYALQTYGLQTVNSSTSAFLTALYVPMVPLLQWAFLRRRPKAMTWAGVVLAFLGLVLLAGPEALHLGLGTGEIATLLSAAAIACEILLIGRFAGQVDSSRITVVQLLVGGMLSFAAMPVAGEAIPSFSWIWLTAAIGLGAASAVIQLTMNWAQKSVSPARATIIYASEPVWAGLVGRIAGDRLPALAVLGGALIVAGVVVSELKPRRPDLDGR, encoded by the coding sequence ATGATGCACAATTCCGCCGACGGCAAAGCCTTCTTCTCGCGCCAGGAGCTTGCCCTGATCGGCATCACCCTGCTCTGGGGGGCGACCTTCCTGATCGTCCACATCGCCGTGGCGTATTCAGGCCCGCTGTTCTTCGTCGGCCTGCGCTTCGTGACGGCAGGGCTCCTGAGCCTGCTGTTTTTCCGCAAGGCCGTGCGTCGGATGACCCGCACCGAGCTGCTCGCGGGCAGCGCGATCGGCGTGACGATCTTCCTCGGATACGCGCTGCAGACCTATGGGCTGCAGACGGTGAACAGCAGCACCTCGGCCTTCCTGACCGCGCTCTACGTGCCGATGGTACCCCTACTGCAATGGGCCTTTTTGCGGCGGCGACCGAAAGCGATGACCTGGGCGGGCGTGGTCCTGGCGTTCCTCGGGCTGGTGCTGCTGGCCGGCCCCGAGGCACTGCATCTTGGCCTTGGCACCGGCGAAATCGCGACCCTGTTGAGCGCCGCCGCCATCGCGTGCGAGATCCTGTTGATCGGCCGCTTCGCAGGGCAGGTCGACAGCAGCCGGATCACGGTGGTGCAGCTGCTCGTCGGGGGGATGCTCTCCTTCGCGGCGATGCCCGTTGCCGGAGAGGCGATCCCGTCCTTCTCCTGGATCTGGCTCACCGCGGCCATCGGCCTGGGCGCCGCGAGCGCGGTGATCCAGCTGACGATGAACTGGGCGCAGAAGTCCGTCTCGCCCGCCCGCGCGACGATCATCTATGCCAGCGAGCCGGTCTGGGCAGGGCTGGTGGGGCGCATCGCCGGCGACCGGCTGCCCGCACTTGCCGTGCTGGGCGGCGCCTTGATCGTCGCCGGCGTCGTCGTGAGCGAGCTCAAGCCGCGACGCCCGGATCTCGACGGGCGCTGA